Part of the Triticum aestivum cultivar Chinese Spring chromosome 4D, IWGSC CS RefSeq v2.1, whole genome shotgun sequence genome is shown below.
ACAGCGGCGACGACGGAGGCGACAACCGCCGCACGGCGTCCATGGCGCGACGGGCCACCGAGCCGTCGCCGTCTTCTTGCACAGAGGTGCCGGAGCAGCCTCCGGGCTCGCAGGGGAGGAGCCGGCCGCCGCGGAAGATCTGGCTGGCGCTGACCAGTTGCGCCGGGGACGCGGCCCCACCGTCGGCCGGCACCGGGAGGCCGAAGTCAAAGTCGCTCGCCGTCGGCGTGGTCCACCGCATGGAGAAGAGCTCCGCGGGGTCCTCCATGTCGATGAAGGAGGACCTGGAGCCGCCGAAGGAATACTGACCGGCGTCGGCGGCCAGGCGGTCCACGGAGAGCGGCGCCTGGTTGAGCCAGCCGTAGGAGAAGCTGTCGCCGAGGTCCTGCGGCGAGCCGCTCACCTCCATGGGCCGCGTGCGCGTGTCTATAGCGAGCAAGTTAGACTGGTTGTACGTGTGGTGTGCGGGGTGCAGCACGCGCGCTGTCTGAGTCTGAGGAGAGGAAGCTCGGCATGGCGCAGATATAGTCGCGCC
Proteins encoded:
- the LOC123100574 gene encoding uncharacterized protein codes for the protein MEVSGSPQDLGDSFSYGWLNQAPLSVDRLAADAGQYSFGGSRSSFIDMEDPAELFSMRWTTPTASDFDFGLPVPADGGAASPAQLVSASQIFRGGRLLPCEPGGCSGTSVQEDGDGSVARRAMDAVRRLSPPSSPLFHSAQSTPLSLSACSSATSKHGGQRPMARRRRGSSPWKVLLRYVRFLMPLYRKARARHAHNRVAPAGSPSRGSTSSAVEWCHGNADTAVHDAILYCKKSSGKDALP